GAATCCACAGTACATGAACGGTGCAGACAGTTGTCAAGAACTGCCGAACTGCCCTGCACCATACGCCGGATTCATCACGAAGGGTGATGCGAACGACCAGTACGACCAAGTCTCCGCCATTAGCGACCCCGTCAAGCCGAGTTGGATTCGCGGCACCGCCGAAGTGAAAATCCCATGGCTCGGCCACGTTCGCCTGTTCTTCGCCACTACAGGCGTCCCCGTGGACGTGCAGTACCAATCGCAACAACCAGCACAGGTAACACCGAACGGAACCCAGTACGCGCCGCCTGCGTAACCGTCGTTGCGCTGCCCGATACCCAACGAGTTTTATATATCCTGCGTCACATTGACCGCGCATGAGCGACGAAGACGAACCGGAACTGTGTGACGACTGTCAAGAACCACTGACGGACGCTCTCGCCAGAACGATTCGATTGACGGTTGACCGTTCACAAATCGACAGCCAACGACTCTGTCCCGAATGTTTTGCCGACTGGATAGACCGCTACGAAAGCGAGATGCAACCGACGCACGAATCCGAGAACAGCGGTTCGGAAATCATCGTGGACTGAACCCCCTTCTTTCGAGTCGAAAACGGACGGGGGCACCGGGAAGAGATAAGTTTTGTTGCTAGTGAAACCGACCACCGGACAGTACAGAGTGCTCGGTACTGCTGTAGAGAAACAGTTACTGCAGGATGAACACCGAGAGCAGTAGCAGACGGTATAATATTGGTTTCTCAACTGTCCGATAGAAAGATTTGAGCGTCAGTCGAACCCCTTCGTTTCGGGTGAAAATCGCCCGCATGCGGGCGATTTTTCGGTATCGAAGCCGCGGACGAAACGTACCACCCTATGCCAACAGTTATCGCGGTTTGTCTTCGGTCACTGTTCGTCTTCGCTATCCGTTTCTTCGTCTCCGTTTTCTTCCGCCGCGGACAGTCCGTCGTCGCCGCGCTCTAACGCCGTTGGCACTTCGTGGTAATCGGAATAGCCGTCGAACCAGCGAACGATGCGCTCCAATCGGTCAACGACGTGGCCGGGTTCGCCGCTCCGGGAGAGTTCGTGGCCCTCGCGCGGATAGCGCACGAGTCGGGTTTCCACGTCGTTCTTCTTGAGGAGGAGATAGAGCATCTCCGCGTTGTTCACCGGGACGCGGAAGTCGTTGTCGCTGTGAACGACGAGCGTCGGCGTGGTTACGTTCTGGACGTGCGCCATCGGCGAGCGTTCCCACAGGAACTCCGGTTCTTCCCACGGCGTCGTGTCGAAATCCCACTCGATGAGTTTGAAGGCGTCCGTCGAACCGTAGAAACTGTTGAGTTCGTACACGCCGCGCTGTGTGACCGCTCCTTTGAATCGGTCAGTTTGCCCGATAATCCACGAGGTGAGATAGCCACCGTAACTGCCGCCCGTGACGAACATGTTATCCGTGTCCACGTACTCGCGCTCCGCGATGGCGTCGGTTCCCGCCATTACGTCGTCGTAATCGACGGTTCCCCAACCGCGTTCGATTGCGGCCATATGTTCCTCGCCGTAACCGGTTGAACCGCGCGGGTTAGACCAGAAGACGACGTAGCCCTGTGCCGCGAGCGTCTGGAACTCGTGCCACATCGTACCGGTGGTAGACCACATCGAGTGTGGCCCGCCGTGAATCTCCACGACCAGCGGATACTGCTCGTCCGAATCGAAATCCGGCGGCGTCAGCACCCAACCCTGAACCTCGGTGCCATCGTCCGATTCGAACCACAGTTCCTCCGGTTGCCCGACCGCCCGTTCGTCCAAGTACTCCGCATTGAGACGGGTGAGTCGGTGGGTTTCGGCCCCGCCGGGTGTCGAGACGAACACGTCGCCGGGATGGTCCCACTCGGATTTCGCGTAGGCGATGGCATCGGCACCGACAGAGAAATCGGTGATATGACCCTCGCCGACGACCTGCTGGGGTTCGTCGCTTCCGTCGCCAGCGACTCGCCATATGACGTAGTCGCCCTCGTCGGGCGTTCCGAAATAAACGCGCTCCTCGTCTGCGTCCCACTGCGGTGGATTCGAGAGCGTCCTGTCGAGCGATTCGGTGAGTGTGACCGTTTCTTCGGTTGCGCGGTCGAACAGTTTTATTTCCGACTGGCGGAGTGTCGCGTTTTCCTCGGGACTGTAGACGTAGGCGATTCGCCCGTCTTCAGTTGCCGCCATGGACGCACCCCAGCCGCTCGTCTGAAACAGTGTTTCCTCTTCGCCGGAATCGGTGTCGTAGGCCACAATATCGACAATGATGTTGTCGTCCGGGTCGCCCTCGCGCTTGACGCCGTAGTAGAGCGTCGTCTCGTCGCCCCACTCCGGGCCGGAAAAGTCGAAATCGCCGTCAGTGAGTCGGGAGACAGAATCGTCGTCGAGGTCAGCAGTATAGACGTGGCTTCGTTTGCCGTCGAAGTACCGCTGGCCTGCTCGGTACACTTTCCGGTCGATGACGCGCGGGTCGGGCGTTTCCGGTTCGTACTCCTCGCCGTT
The window above is part of the Haladaptatus cibarius D43 genome. Proteins encoded here:
- a CDS encoding DUF7569 family protein, with product MSDEDEPELCDDCQEPLTDALARTIRLTVDRSQIDSQRLCPECFADWIDRYESEMQPTHESENSGSEIIVD
- a CDS encoding S9 family peptidase, with translation METIHANEYHDIVKASDPQVAPDGERVAFVRSVPEDGEGYESTIHVVPLGGGEPTQFTISEGVDSSPRWSPSGDRLAFVSTRGADDDRPQLWVLPTAGGEARQVTDVAGGVSQLAWSPDGTRIAFVQQSTEDDREKERDISLNGEEYEPETPDPRVIDRKVYRAGQRYFDGKRSHVYTADLDDDSVSRLTDGDFDFSGPEWGDETTLYYGVKREGDPDDNIIVDIVAYDTDSGEEETLFQTSGWGASMAATEDGRIAYVYSPEENATLRQSEIKLFDRATEETVTLTESLDRTLSNPPQWDADEERVYFGTPDEGDYVIWRVAGDGSDEPQQVVGEGHITDFSVGADAIAYAKSEWDHPGDVFVSTPGGAETHRLTRLNAEYLDERAVGQPEELWFESDDGTEVQGWVLTPPDFDSDEQYPLVVEIHGGPHSMWSTTGTMWHEFQTLAAQGYVVFWSNPRGSTGYGEEHMAAIERGWGTVDYDDVMAGTDAIAEREYVDTDNMFVTGGSYGGYLTSWIIGQTDRFKGAVTQRGVYELNSFYGSTDAFKLIEWDFDTTPWEEPEFLWERSPMAHVQNVTTPTLVVHSDNDFRVPVNNAEMLYLLLKKNDVETRLVRYPREGHELSRSGEPGHVVDRLERIVRWFDGYSDYHEVPTALERGDDGLSAAEENGDEETDSEDEQ